Proteins co-encoded in one Opitutus terrae PB90-1 genomic window:
- a CDS encoding PaaX family transcriptional regulator C-terminal domain-containing protein, whose translation MRSSVAPSLQILFALADAAAELSRIAVCGAWERWLGPQRFGRHWALLQRSGWVAAPSTAGNLSRVLRLTAAGRLAAAGGRDPEAQWDRSWDGRWRVALFDIPEQRRALRVKLRRRLAELGFGYLQNSVWVSPDPCERLQALVRDLSGEAESFSFIEARPCAGETDADVVKGAWSFPAINRNYANYLEVLKHQPRRIDGVAARRSWLQVEWKAWLKAVRSDPLLPEPLLPTPYLGREAWRQRCSALRHLIRAG comes from the coding sequence GTGCGCTCGTCCGTTGCGCCATCGCTGCAGATCCTGTTCGCGCTCGCTGACGCTGCCGCGGAGTTGTCGCGGATCGCGGTCTGCGGCGCGTGGGAGCGGTGGCTCGGTCCGCAACGTTTCGGACGGCACTGGGCGCTGTTGCAGCGAAGCGGATGGGTTGCCGCGCCGAGCACGGCCGGTAACCTAAGTCGAGTGCTGCGACTCACTGCCGCCGGCCGCCTGGCCGCAGCCGGCGGCCGCGATCCGGAAGCGCAGTGGGACCGCTCTTGGGATGGGCGCTGGCGCGTGGCGCTGTTCGATATCCCTGAGCAGCGGCGCGCGCTGCGGGTCAAGCTTCGCCGCCGGCTGGCCGAACTCGGGTTCGGTTACCTGCAGAACAGCGTTTGGGTGAGCCCCGACCCGTGCGAGAGGTTGCAGGCGCTTGTGCGCGACCTCAGCGGTGAGGCCGAGTCGTTCTCGTTCATCGAAGCTCGTCCGTGCGCAGGAGAAACAGACGCTGACGTGGTCAAGGGCGCGTGGAGCTTCCCAGCCATCAACCGAAATTACGCGAACTATTTAGAGGTGCTAAAGCACCAGCCGAGACGGATCGACGGAGTCGCGGCACGGCGCAGTTGGTTGCAGGTCGAATGGAAGGCGTGGCTGAAGGCGGTGCGCAGCGATCCGCTTCTTCCCGAACCGCTGTTGCCCACCCCGTATCTCGGCCGCGAGGCATGGCGGCAGCGTTGTAGTGCGCTGAGGCATCTGATCCGAGCCGGCTGA
- a CDS encoding adenylate kinase codes for MLNIALFGPPGAGKGTQSEFLIKRYNLFYISTGDLLRKEMAGKTKLGLEAQSIIAAGGLVSDEIIVQIIEKTITDNTGCNGFLFDGFPRTYIQAYILEGLMLKLHTSLSCLISLKVPEEESVRRLLKRGATSGRSDDNESVIRNRLREYNQKTLPVLQFYRDKGICTEVDGTRSIDEVTAQITELVSAELSKRLFNVVLFGYPGSGRGSQGKALAKKFDLEYIATGPMLDAEIKRGTELGKKIVALYENGQLVPDEIVVPLIEQKLAASKGVKGYIFKGFPRTLVQSYILDGLLQKRGSSISKIIEIEVPTLELIRRLDERSKTDACMPYDNATSKIVKRLSEHETKTVPVIEKYNQLHGVTKIDGMGSFDEVLARIAAEIDSGLKSMR; via the coding sequence ATGCTGAATATCGCGCTGTTCGGTCCCCCTGGAGCTGGTAAAGGCACGCAGTCGGAATTCCTCATCAAGCGTTACAATCTGTTCTACATCTCCACCGGTGATCTCCTCCGGAAAGAGATGGCGGGCAAGACCAAGCTCGGGCTCGAGGCCCAGAGCATCATCGCCGCCGGCGGTCTCGTGTCGGACGAGATCATCGTCCAGATCATCGAGAAAACCATCACCGACAATACCGGCTGCAATGGCTTTCTCTTCGACGGCTTCCCACGCACCTACATCCAGGCCTACATTCTCGAAGGCCTGATGCTGAAGCTGCACACCTCGCTGAGCTGCCTCATCAGCCTGAAGGTCCCGGAGGAGGAATCCGTCCGCCGGCTCCTGAAACGCGGTGCGACCTCCGGCCGCAGCGATGACAACGAGAGCGTGATCCGCAACCGGCTGCGGGAATACAATCAGAAGACGCTGCCCGTGCTGCAGTTTTACCGGGACAAGGGCATCTGCACCGAGGTCGACGGGACCCGCAGCATCGACGAGGTGACCGCGCAGATCACCGAACTCGTGTCCGCCGAGCTGAGCAAGCGGCTCTTCAACGTCGTCCTCTTCGGTTATCCGGGCTCCGGCCGCGGTTCGCAGGGCAAGGCGCTCGCGAAGAAGTTCGACCTCGAATACATCGCCACCGGCCCGATGCTCGACGCGGAGATCAAGCGCGGCACCGAACTGGGCAAAAAAATTGTCGCACTTTACGAGAACGGCCAGCTCGTGCCCGACGAAATCGTCGTGCCGCTCATCGAGCAGAAGCTCGCCGCCTCGAAGGGGGTGAAAGGTTACATTTTCAAGGGCTTTCCACGCACGCTCGTGCAGTCCTATATCCTCGACGGCCTGCTGCAAAAACGCGGATCGTCGATTTCGAAGATCATCGAGATCGAGGTGCCCACGCTGGAGCTCATCCGCCGGCTCGACGAGCGCAGCAAGACGGACGCCTGCATGCCCTACGACAACGCCACCTCGAAGATCGTGAAGCGGCTCAGCGAGCACGAGACGAAGACCGTCCCGGTGATCGAAAAATATAACCAGCTTCACGGCGTGACGAAGATCGACGGGATGGGCTCGTTCGACGAGGTCCTGGCCCGCATCGCCGCCGAGATCGATTCCGGCCTCAAGAGCATGCGGTGA
- a CDS encoding ABC transporter permease encodes MSDLRFALRQLAKSPGFTAIAVLTLALGIGLNTGIFSALKGVVLRPLAGVPDSRGLVTVYWTTRGGDRLTLSYVELREFQQRARSLTQLEATGAMTFSLDDGVLARRVWGEYVTGGLHAMLGLQPHLGRLLQPEDDHFPGGALVLVLSHRYWQRRFGGDPTIVGRGVRLNGRLCTIVGVAPPDYLGTTVGFGLDVFVPVAAAEQLRPFGGNGTDLFTKRDFRTLATVARLRPGVSFEQARAEIAAISAALATEFPAEYQGKSAILVPFTRSPFGAQTYMTPIFSLMLGMAALVLLIMCANVANLLLARAASRIHEVAIRLALGASRLRLVRQFLTESVVLALLGGALGGLIASGTPELLRAVWPDTAKTPVVLNAEPDATVFAFTLAASLGSALLFGLLPALQGARTVVLPALKAGPANGSPTRTWGRSALVVAQIAVSVPLLVIAGLLLRSAQRQKSADFGFDPAHVALMSIDLRPNGYDQENGRDFCDRLLHELGRLPGVEVVSLANQLPLEIVPRTQSAIEVPGYVPPPEEALQVMFNTVTADYFRTLRIPLVAGRDFAAADRNSAAKVAIVNETMAARYWPHQNPLGRTFRVWGETREVIGVVRNVKYLTPTEPPHPYFYLPQSQSFQSDLTIQVRTSGDPRLLIKPMIDCIAQLDPRLPVFGVETMADYMKFALSISSFAANGLLLAGLLGLTLTALGVFGTISYAVARRTREIGVRMALGARTTDVVQLVIRQGLWLAAIGAVLGLIGAAASTHLVRSFLFETTTSDPLTYLAVLLLVAVTTLLACWLPSRRATRINPTDALRAE; translated from the coding sequence ATGTCCGACCTTCGCTTCGCGCTCCGCCAGCTCGCCAAGTCGCCCGGATTCACCGCGATCGCCGTGCTCACGCTCGCGCTCGGCATCGGCCTCAACACGGGAATCTTCAGCGCGCTGAAGGGCGTCGTTCTTCGGCCACTCGCCGGCGTTCCTGACTCGCGTGGCCTGGTCACCGTCTACTGGACCACGCGCGGCGGCGACCGGTTGACGCTGTCCTACGTCGAGCTGCGCGAGTTTCAGCAACGCGCGCGCTCGCTGACGCAACTCGAAGCAACGGGCGCGATGACGTTCAGCCTCGATGACGGCGTGCTCGCGCGCCGCGTGTGGGGCGAATACGTCACCGGCGGGCTGCATGCTATGCTCGGCCTCCAGCCCCACCTCGGTCGATTGCTCCAGCCGGAGGACGATCATTTTCCCGGCGGTGCGCTGGTGCTCGTGCTCTCGCATCGCTACTGGCAACGTCGGTTTGGCGGCGATCCCACGATCGTCGGTCGCGGGGTGCGATTGAACGGTCGACTTTGCACCATCGTCGGCGTCGCCCCGCCAGACTACCTTGGCACGACCGTTGGCTTCGGACTCGATGTGTTCGTTCCGGTCGCGGCGGCGGAACAGCTGCGGCCGTTCGGCGGCAACGGCACCGATCTGTTCACTAAGCGCGATTTTCGCACGCTCGCGACCGTGGCGCGGCTGCGGCCGGGCGTCAGTTTCGAACAGGCTCGGGCGGAAATCGCGGCGATCAGCGCTGCGCTCGCGACGGAGTTTCCCGCAGAATACCAGGGCAAGAGCGCCATTCTGGTTCCGTTCACGCGTTCGCCGTTCGGCGCGCAAACCTACATGACGCCGATCTTCTCGCTGATGCTCGGCATGGCCGCGCTTGTCCTACTGATCATGTGTGCCAACGTCGCCAACCTGCTCCTGGCGCGCGCCGCCAGCCGCATCCACGAGGTCGCCATCCGGCTTGCGCTCGGGGCCAGTCGACTCCGGCTGGTTCGTCAATTTCTGACCGAGAGTGTGGTGCTCGCGCTGCTGGGTGGCGCGCTCGGCGGCCTGATCGCCTCCGGCACGCCGGAGCTCCTGCGTGCGGTGTGGCCGGATACCGCGAAGACGCCGGTGGTGCTGAATGCCGAACCTGATGCGACCGTGTTCGCGTTCACGCTCGCCGCCTCGCTGGGCAGCGCCCTGCTGTTCGGATTGTTGCCCGCCCTGCAGGGCGCCCGGACGGTGGTGTTGCCGGCGCTGAAGGCCGGGCCCGCGAACGGCTCGCCCACGCGCACATGGGGCCGCAGCGCCTTGGTCGTGGCGCAGATCGCCGTCTCCGTTCCGCTGTTGGTGATCGCCGGGTTGCTTTTGCGCAGCGCACAGCGACAGAAGTCCGCGGACTTCGGCTTCGATCCAGCGCACGTCGCGCTGATGTCGATCGACCTGCGGCCAAATGGCTACGACCAGGAGAACGGCCGCGATTTTTGTGACCGGCTTCTGCACGAACTCGGCCGTCTGCCAGGCGTCGAGGTCGTGAGCCTCGCCAACCAGCTGCCGCTGGAAATCGTGCCACGCACCCAGAGTGCGATCGAGGTCCCCGGCTATGTCCCCCCGCCGGAGGAAGCGCTCCAGGTGATGTTCAACACGGTGACGGCGGACTATTTTCGGACGCTGCGCATCCCGCTGGTCGCCGGACGGGATTTCGCGGCAGCCGATCGGAACAGCGCCGCCAAGGTCGCCATTGTCAACGAAACGATGGCCGCGCGCTATTGGCCGCACCAGAACCCGCTCGGCCGGACCTTCCGCGTTTGGGGCGAGACACGCGAAGTGATCGGCGTGGTGCGCAACGTTAAATATCTCACGCCCACCGAACCGCCGCACCCGTATTTCTATCTGCCGCAAAGCCAGTCGTTCCAATCCGACCTGACGATTCAGGTGCGCACCAGCGGAGATCCCCGGTTGCTGATCAAACCGATGATCGACTGCATCGCTCAACTTGATCCACGACTGCCGGTATTCGGCGTGGAGACGATGGCCGACTACATGAAGTTCGCTCTGTCGATTTCGTCGTTCGCCGCCAACGGTCTCCTGCTGGCCGGGCTGCTCGGGCTGACGCTCACCGCGCTCGGCGTGTTCGGCACGATCAGCTACGCGGTGGCGCGGCGCACACGCGAAATCGGCGTGCGGATGGCGCTCGGAGCGCGAACCACCGACGTCGTCCAGCTGGTGATCCGCCAAGGTCTTTGGCTCGCCGCGATCGGCGCCGTGCTCGGGCTGATCGGCGCTGCGGCCTCCACGCACCTCGTCCGCAGTTTCCTCTTTGAAACCACCACGTCGGACCCACTCACCTATCTCGCGGTGCTCCTCCTCGTCGCCGTCACGACGCTGCTCGCCTGCTGGCTGCCAAGCCGCCGGGCCACCCGCATCAATCCCACCGACGCGCTGCGCGCCGAGTAG
- a CDS encoding glycosyltransferase has protein sequence MPRHFILVPFGSAGDVNPFLWIGHELQQRGHAATLIAPPTFADAARRAGVPHVPVGDPGQYERLVRNPKLWHPWHGMHLTLGFAGDMTAEYYDTIAAVRERAGPDVVLVGSLLALGARLAREKLRLPLATVHLQPSVILSLHDTPVMRAHLEWFARMPRWFKRLFFALPNPLDQCAGRSVRAACRTLGVPAPRSLMREWMNSPDGVLCLFPDWFGSPQPDWPPRHRLAGFPLYDLGQYQELSPAIERFLAAGPAPVVFTAGSAMLHAHEFFATALAVCRELRLRAVFATPDRAQLPAELPDTILATGYVPFSRLLPRAAAIVHHGGIGTLAQALAAGIPQLVMPMAHDQPDNAQRLVRLGVGRRLYPAKFTVTNVTAALRSLLNNPEVSAACEALAAKVQLGQPATITLDTLESLQRAS, from the coding sequence ATGCCTCGTCATTTCATTCTCGTGCCTTTCGGCAGCGCCGGTGACGTCAACCCGTTCCTCTGGATCGGACACGAGTTGCAGCAGCGTGGCCATGCCGCGACGCTGATTGCGCCACCGACGTTCGCCGACGCCGCGCGTCGCGCCGGTGTGCCTCACGTGCCGGTCGGCGATCCGGGCCAGTATGAGCGGCTGGTGCGTAATCCCAAGTTGTGGCACCCGTGGCACGGCATGCATCTTACGCTCGGCTTCGCGGGTGACATGACGGCTGAGTACTACGACACCATCGCGGCCGTGCGCGAACGCGCCGGGCCCGATGTTGTCCTGGTCGGCTCGTTGCTCGCGCTCGGCGCCCGGCTGGCGCGCGAAAAACTCCGGCTCCCGCTCGCCACGGTGCACCTCCAGCCATCGGTGATCCTGAGCCTGCACGACACGCCCGTGATGCGCGCGCACCTGGAGTGGTTTGCCCGGATGCCACGGTGGTTCAAACGGCTGTTCTTCGCGCTGCCGAACCCTCTCGACCAATGCGCCGGCCGCTCCGTGCGCGCCGCCTGCCGCACGCTCGGCGTGCCGGCGCCACGCAGCTTGATGCGCGAATGGATGAACTCGCCCGACGGCGTGCTGTGCCTGTTTCCGGATTGGTTTGGTTCACCTCAGCCAGACTGGCCGCCACGTCACCGGCTCGCCGGTTTTCCGCTCTATGATCTTGGCCAGTACCAGGAACTCTCGCCCGCCATCGAGCGCTTCCTCGCCGCCGGACCCGCGCCGGTGGTCTTCACCGCGGGCAGCGCCATGCTCCACGCCCACGAATTCTTTGCGACTGCGCTGGCGGTCTGCCGCGAGCTTCGGCTCCGCGCGGTGTTCGCCACGCCGGATCGCGCGCAACTGCCAGCCGAACTTCCCGACACGATTCTCGCCACCGGCTACGTGCCGTTCAGTCGGCTCCTGCCACGCGCCGCCGCCATCGTGCACCATGGCGGCATCGGCACGCTCGCGCAGGCATTGGCGGCCGGCATTCCGCAACTGGTGATGCCCATGGCGCACGACCAGCCGGACAACGCCCAACGGCTCGTCCGGCTCGGCGTCGGGCGCCGGCTCTATCCGGCAAAATTCACCGTGACGAACGTCACCGCCGCACTGCGCTCGTTGCTCAACAATCCCGAAGTCAGCGCCGCCTGCGAAGCCCTGGCCGCGAAGGTCCAGCTCGGCCAGCCCGCGACCATCACACTCGACACACTCGAGTCACTCCAGCGCGCCAGCTGA
- a CDS encoding VOC family protein — protein sequence MPSPSSPLFKDVAFVVYPVANVKTSRSFYEDTLGLKVTANWDDQWVEYDIGAGTLAITSADEKHRAGSHGATLALEVVDFDATIAHLKANAVSIADGPFESPACRGCIIRDPDGNELIVHARK from the coding sequence ATGCCCTCCCCCTCCTCACCGCTCTTCAAAGACGTCGCCTTCGTCGTCTACCCGGTCGCCAACGTGAAGACCTCGCGATCCTTTTATGAGGATACGCTCGGACTCAAGGTGACCGCCAATTGGGATGACCAGTGGGTGGAATACGACATCGGCGCCGGCACCCTGGCGATCACCTCGGCCGACGAGAAGCACCGCGCCGGCTCGCATGGAGCCACGCTCGCCCTCGAGGTGGTGGACTTCGACGCCACGATCGCTCATCTCAAAGCGAACGCCGTCTCGATCGCCGATGGTCCGTTTGAATCGCCAGCCTGCCGGGGCTGCATCATTCGCGATCCCGACGGCAACGAGCTGATCGTCCACGCCCGCAAATGA